ATCGATACTGACAAAGGTCACCGCCAATGGTGGCACAAGCGCGGATATCACTCTGACCGGACACTCTCTCGGCGGCGGCCTAACAGGGCTCGTTGGATCGATTTACGGCGTTAAGGGCTATCTGTTCGATAACATGCCGTTTGAACTCGCCGCGGCAAATGCCTACGCAGACTCTGTCGGAACTGCATACAATTCCGACCTCGCGGCATTTATTTATGGCACCTCCACTCCCACACCGAACGATGAATCAAAATTGTCAGCCTACGCTACAGTGGGGGAGGCACTGACTTTTCTGCGCAATACTGGCGGACAATCCCTGCCCGTAACAGGACTCGATTCAGGCGCCACGGAAGAGTTGAGTTCTGTTCAACTTCACAGCATGGCGCTAGAGACGATGCTCCTATATGCGTCTGACAACAACATCACCGATTGGTCAGCTATCGCGCCTTATTTCTTCCCGGAGCTATGGGACGATGACGTAGCGAACGCGGCCGGTGTAGGAGCCTACAAAACGGCAAATGGTCTTGCCTCGACGGCGCTGCAAGAGATGATCGCATATTCGGCGCTCGACGAAGGAACAATGCTCTACGGAGACGTTGCCATCAAAAGCATGTTTGATGATGCTGGAGACCTCGCCGGCTTGGTTCCGGCAAACATCGCAGACCTCTCCCTCGACAGCAATATCAACGGGCTGATGTATCAAGACCTCTCCCAGATCGCGGTCCAATATAGCGGTCAGCTCGCGGCGGAGAAGTCGACGGACGCAGCCCTGGGCCTCGGCGTGGTACATTCCGGTTCCAACGTGTTCAGCGTCGATCTGACCCCAGATAAATGGTCGACCGGCCAAACAGAAACTCCTGTCGCGCCAAATATCGTGGGTGCCAGAAACGCTGTCATCGACGCGATCATGAGCGTTGTGGGAACGCCTACTCCTGCTGAGTCCAACCAGGATGGTTTCACTGAGCTCTTTAAGGGTTCCGGAACCGCTTTGATCTCTGGCATAACCGAGATCAAGGCAAGCGCAACGGGGGGCGTTACGCTTGATGCCACCGATTCTGCGCTGACTTACTCCGGAACTGCCGGCGGCGCCCTCCTTATCGGCTCTCCCAGTGGCAACACGACGTTCGCAGGTGGGGGCGGCACCAATATCATGGTCGGCCAGGCCTCGGACAACTTTGACGTTGCGGTCGGCAATAACATCATCCTCGAAGCGAACGGCGGCACCGCGACCCTGGACTCTTCCACCGTGTCGGATACCGCCGGCTCAACCAACTGGAATTTGGTTGAAGGGAAGCTCGACAGCCCGGAGAACTTTGTATTCAACTCCGCTAATCTTGCTCCGCTTACGATTGTCTACGGCGCCAACGGGTCCGATGGCTTCGACTTCGAGGCGGGGACTGACAAGAGTGTCGGCGTTTTCCTTCTCCAAATGAACGATATCAACCAGACCAACTTCTTGTCTCTCGATCCCGAGAAGATCAATGCCTATCTTGACGCCCACCTGATGAACCCTAACAATTCGGGTTACGGAGGTCAGTTTGACAACAAGATTGTCATTATCAATCCGACAGCCACGGATATCCTCAAATACAATGGCGAAGTCATCAATGATCCGTCCAAATACGTTTCGATGACGGACGCCGGGCAATCGCACTACGCGGCATACAACCCCAATATAAGCGGCTCGGTTCGACGCGTTGATCCGAATAACCACCTGAAGATGGTGGGTGACGTCAATGCCAGCACCGGGATCAAGGCGGTCTTCACCGACGCAATCGAGAAGGACAATTTTACCGACCAATACTACGGACTTGAGTCAGCAGGTAATGATGTCACGCTCAGCGCGTACAATCCGTCGTATGACCCGGATACCGAAGACTACTTCGCGCCTCAAACGAGACTGACCCTTTCGGCACTGACGGCAGAGGACGACGCCTCCGACTATGACGCAGAGTCATGGGACAACAAGACAGGCACCGTGACGACTCACTACATAGTTGCCGACGGAGATCTATCGTTGATCGGCTTCAACGTTGGTGATTTCGGGATCAACCTCGCCAACAACTCCACCCAGATGGAGGAACAGCGGCATAACGAGCTGTTCTCGGTGTCGGAATGGTCGACAGCCAATGTCGGCACGGCCAACGGAATGCCGACAATCAGAGGCATTGAGCCCGCCTCCCTCGGCGCGAGCCTTGAATCCTCCGACGAAACTTGGCAGTCACCCTATAACATTGTCGGCGACTCATCGCTGCTTACCAACTACAGGCCGACATTGGCGGCCTCGGACTTTATGCTTGCAGCCTGACAACCTGTGACGAAGGAACCGGCGTGGTGAACGCGCCGGTTCTGCTTCCTCCATCCCTGGGACGCCATGTCAGATTCTCCCCCTGCCCCGCCCTCAACCGTGAGTGCGCTTGACAGCGGCCTTGCCGCTCTTTGTGCCATTGCCGCTTACTATCGCATCGTCGCAGATCCGCTCCAGATTGCGCAAGAACTCGCGATGGGAGACCGGCCGGTTGCAGAATCGGAACTCCTCCGCGCCGCCAACATCGTAGGCTTGAAAGCTCGATTGATCCAAACGCAAACTGCTAAGCGGTTGCGTTCGATCCCGGTGCCAGCCATCGTGAAGCTCAAGGCAGGTCCCTTCAACCTTTTTGGTGGAATCACACAAGCCGGAGACTATCGCCTGGTCGACCCGGTAAGCCGAATTGCAAGAGAGGTACCCATCGCGGTCTTGCGGGCAGAAATCGAGCCCGGCATCATTCTGGTGCAACGCCGCTTAAGGGGTGAAGGTATCGACCCGAGGGCTTTTGGGTTCAGGTGGTTCCTCCCATCGATTTGGCGCTATCGCAAGCCGCTTGCGAATGTCCTGCTTGCCTCTCTTTTCATCCAACTCTTTGCCCTCGTAACACCCTTGTTCTTTCAAGCGATCGTCGACAAAGTCGTCGTCCATAAAGGATATTCGACGCTTGCCGTGCTCGCCGGCGGGCTTGTCGTCCTTGGCCTGTTCGATGTCGGATTGCAGTACCTGCGAAGCTACGCACTCTCCCACACGGCCAACCGGATCGATGTCGAGCTGGGACAGCGGCTCTTTCGGCATCTCCTCCGGCTGCCTCTAGGCTACTTCGAAGTCCGTTCAGCCGGTCAGACGGTCGCCCGCGTTCGCGAGCTCGAGACCATCCGCTCCTTTATCACAGGGCAGGCTCTTTTCTCGGCGCTTGACCTGTTTTTCGCGCTCATCTTCATTGCCGTGCTTGCCGCCTACTCGTGGAGGCTTACCTTGATCGTCGTCGCTGCAATCCCCCTTTACCTCGTGATTACGCTGCTCATCAGGCCGATCCTGCGGGACAAGATTAAGGAGAAGTTCAATCGCGGCGCTGAAAGCCAGCAGTTTCTGGTGGAAACGATCGTTGGCATACAGACGCTGAAGGCCGCCGCGGTCGAACCCGCAATGCAAGTTCAATGGGAGGAGAAGCTTGCGGCGTATGTGAAAACATCATTCAGCGCTTCAATGTTCTCGGCCGGCGGTCAGAACACAATCCAATATGTGAATAAGCTGGTCACTGCGGCGACGTTGTTTTTCGGCGCCAGGGCGGTGATGGACGGGGATCTGACGGTTGGTGGCCTTATTGCGTTCAATATGATCACCGGCCAGGTTATGCAGCCGGTGCTGCGGCTCTCGCAGCTCTGGCAGGATTTCCAGCAAGTCCAGGTCTCTGTAGAGCGCCTTGGCGATATTCTGAATACGGCGCCGGAGCGTGTATCTCCAGCTGGCGCCGGCAGCCTTCCGCCACCGCGAGGCGCTATCGAATTTCGCAACGTCGGGTTCCGCTACCGGCCAGGTGCGCCAGAAGTTCTGAAATCGATTTCCCTTGCCATTCGAACCGGCGAAGTCATTGGCATCGTGGGCCCGTCCGGATCGGGGAAGTCCACGCTGACAAAGCTGATCCAGCGCCTTTACCTGCCCGAAGAAGGTCAGGTTTTGGTCGATCGGGCCGATATCTCTCAGGTCGATCCCTCGTGGCTCCGGCGCAATATCGGCGTTGTCCTGCAGGAAAACCTGCTGTTCAACCGCACGATCCACGACAATATCGCGCTCGCAAACCCCACCATGCCGCGTGCCCTGGTGATGCAAGTCGCGCAACTGGCCGGCGCTGACGAGTTCATAGATAAATTGCCGAATGGCTACGACACGATCATCGAGGAGCGCGGGGGCAATCTTTCGGGCGGGCAGCGTCAACGGTTGGCGATTGCGCGGGCATTGGCGACCAATCCCCCGATACTGATCTTCGACGAGGCAACGAGCGCGCTCGACTATGAGAGCGAACGCGTGATCCACCGCAATATGAAGAAGATCGTCCAAGGCAGGACCGTGATCATTATCGCTCACAGGCTTGCTGCGGTTCGGCCGTGCAATCGCATTGTCAGCATGGCTGATGGGCGCATTGTCGAGATCGGCTCCCATGACGAACTCGTGCGTCGCCCCAAGGGCCTCTATGCCCATCTCTGGGCGTTGCAGACTGACCAGTTTCGGGAGGAGCCGGCGTGAACAAACCAGTCTCACCGGATAGTGTCAAACGTGCCGTCATGCTCCCAGTGGAGCGCCACCGTTCCGATAACCAATTCCTGCCGGCAGCGCTCGAAATCATCGAAACACCCGCATCGCCGGTCCAGATGATCTTGATCGGGATGATTTGCCTCTTTGCAACCGCCGCCCTCGCCTTTGGCTATTTTGGCCAGATCGACATTTTTGCGATCGCAACTGGGAAGATCCGGCCAACCGGACAGGTGAAGGTTATTCAACCTCTGGAAACTGGCCGCATTCACACAATGAACGTCGTCAACGGCAGCCGCGTCCGCGCCGGTGACATGCTGGTCCAACTGGATGCAACCGCCGCCACGGCCGATGCCGAAGCCCTAACGGCGGGCCTGGCTTCCGACCGCGCTGAAATACTTCGCCGAAATGCCGCGATAACAGTAGCCGAGGCGGAGGATAACAATCTTCTCCCCATCATTGTTTGGCCTGACAATATTCCAGACGTCATCCGTGCCCGGGAAGATCGCATTCTCCAGCACGACTTGCGCAGCTTGCGGGCTGAGATCCAAAGCCTCCAGTCTCAAAAGACGGAAAGGCTTGCCGAATTGGAAAAGCTTCGGGCCACCACACAGGCCGAGGCTGACCTGATCCAAACGCTGCAAGAGCGGGTGGATCTACACAACACGCTGATTGCGAGCAGCGCGGGGACCAGAGCGACGTTGATCGACGCATTGCAGAGTCTGCAGGACGAAAAGGCGACTTTTGCCTCCGATCATGGGCAGTTCAACCAGGTCGCCGCATCTCTCGATACCATTGAGGCGGAAAGGGCAAAAACCCGGGAAGCCTTCATCAGTGACAACGCCCAGAAGTTGGCGGATGCCGAGCGGCAGGCAGACGAAAAGGCCCACCAATTGGTGAAAGCTCAGGCCGCGATCGAGCATATGACGCTGACCAGTCCTATCGACGGCGTCGTTCAAGCCCTATCCGTGACCACGGTCGGGCAAGTTGTCACCACCGGGCAACAAATGATGCGAATTGTTCCCGACAACGTCTCTCTGGAGATCGAAGCCTACGCGGAAAATAAAGATATCGGCTTCCTGCGCGAAGGGCAGGAAGCGATTATCAAGGTCGAGTCCTTTCCTTTCACCCATTATGGGACTCTTGACGGAACGGTCAGCCGCGTTGCGCGCGATTCAATCCCGAGTTCAGACGCCCAGACGTCGGAAAACGATCCGACGCAGCTGGCAAAATCGAACACGAGCATCACCCCCATCGGACAGACGCAAAACCTTGTTTATCCGGTCATTGTCGTTCCATCGAAAAATGCGATCAGCGCCGATGGTCGAGAAATCCCATTGTCGCCCGGGATGACCGTAACAGTCGAAATCAAAACCGGCACGCGCCGGCTGCTTGAATATCTCTTCTCTCCCCTCATCGAGGTTGGATCCGAGGCTATGCATGAACGCTGATTATTCGCTGATGAACCGAACTCCTGCTCGCGTTGGTCGGAGTTGCCCCTGACCGCCTCACGCGCCCACCACCGGTCTCGGCCACGACGGCAGCCGCGCCTTTTCGATCCGCCGCAACGCTAAGAGCCAGGGGTTTTGTATTACTCACCAGCTCCAGAATTCATTCCAGGTCATAAAAAATATTGCGTAAGCCGAGAGAAAACCGGCTCCTGACCAGATCGCTACTGCAGCGC
This Rhizobium leguminosarum DNA region includes the following protein-coding sequences:
- a CDS encoding type I secretion system permease/ATPase, producing the protein MSDSPPAPPSTVSALDSGLAALCAIAAYYRIVADPLQIAQELAMGDRPVAESELLRAANIVGLKARLIQTQTAKRLRSIPVPAIVKLKAGPFNLFGGITQAGDYRLVDPVSRIAREVPIAVLRAEIEPGIILVQRRLRGEGIDPRAFGFRWFLPSIWRYRKPLANVLLASLFIQLFALVTPLFFQAIVDKVVVHKGYSTLAVLAGGLVVLGLFDVGLQYLRSYALSHTANRIDVELGQRLFRHLLRLPLGYFEVRSAGQTVARVRELETIRSFITGQALFSALDLFFALIFIAVLAAYSWRLTLIVVAAIPLYLVITLLIRPILRDKIKEKFNRGAESQQFLVETIVGIQTLKAAAVEPAMQVQWEEKLAAYVKTSFSASMFSAGGQNTIQYVNKLVTAATLFFGARAVMDGDLTVGGLIAFNMITGQVMQPVLRLSQLWQDFQQVQVSVERLGDILNTAPERVSPAGAGSLPPPRGAIEFRNVGFRYRPGAPEVLKSISLAIRTGEVIGIVGPSGSGKSTLTKLIQRLYLPEEGQVLVDRADISQVDPSWLRRNIGVVLQENLLFNRTIHDNIALANPTMPRALVMQVAQLAGADEFIDKLPNGYDTIIEERGGNLSGGQRQRLAIARALATNPPILIFDEATSALDYESERVIHRNMKKIVQGRTVIIIAHRLAAVRPCNRIVSMADGRIVEIGSHDELVRRPKGLYAHLWALQTDQFREEPA
- a CDS encoding HlyD family type I secretion periplasmic adaptor subunit — protein: MNKPVSPDSVKRAVMLPVERHRSDNQFLPAALEIIETPASPVQMILIGMICLFATAALAFGYFGQIDIFAIATGKIRPTGQVKVIQPLETGRIHTMNVVNGSRVRAGDMLVQLDATAATADAEALTAGLASDRAEILRRNAAITVAEAEDNNLLPIIVWPDNIPDVIRAREDRILQHDLRSLRAEIQSLQSQKTERLAELEKLRATTQAEADLIQTLQERVDLHNTLIASSAGTRATLIDALQSLQDEKATFASDHGQFNQVAASLDTIEAERAKTREAFISDNAQKLADAERQADEKAHQLVKAQAAIEHMTLTSPIDGVVQALSVTTVGQVVTTGQQMMRIVPDNVSLEIEAYAENKDIGFLREGQEAIIKVESFPFTHYGTLDGTVSRVARDSIPSSDAQTSENDPTQLAKSNTSITPIGQTQNLVYPVIVVPSKNAISADGREIPLSPGMTVTVEIKTGTRRLLEYLFSPLIEVGSEAMHER